ATACCGCCACCAGTGGTTGCAGTCCCTTCGTTGCCTTCAAAAAGGGAAGCCGCTCCAGCCAGATGACGACCAGCGGGACCAGGACTCCGATGAGCAGACCCAGGGCGATTTCTTCGGCCAGAACACCAATGCCAACGTCCATTCCGCCACCGAGGGCCAGCAGCACGAGAACTATGGGCAGGGCCAGCCCGTCATTGAGCCCTGACTCGACGTTGAGGAGGTGGCGTAGGCGCCCGGGAACTTCCTTACGCCCCACAATGGCTGCCGCGAATACCGGATCGGTGGGTGCCAGCACTGCACCGAGCAAGAAGCACTGAAGCCAGGGGAGCTCCACAATGTAATGGGCCAGCAGAGCGGTGATAAGAAATGTCAGCGGCAGGCCGAGCAGCAGCGCCCGGCCAGGCAAACGCCACGCCCTCCGAAGATCGGATATCCCCACTTTCATGCCGTCCGTATACAGGACCGAGAACAGGGCCAGCTGGGCCAGCACCCCGACGACAGGAGTGCCGGGTGTTATGGGGACAACTCCGAGAACGCCCTGGCCCAGGACAAAGCCGCCGAGAAGGAACAGCACCGCGGTGGAAAGTACCGTCCGGCTGGCAAGTTCGGAGATGAGGACACCCAACAGAAGC
This genomic window from Arthrobacter sp. 24S4-2 contains:
- a CDS encoding sodium:proton antiporter — its product is MLTLAFAVLLLLGVLISELASRTVLSTAVLFLLGGFVLGQGVLGVVPITPGTPVVGVLAQLALFSVLYTDGMKVGISDLRRAWRLPGRALLLGLPLTFLITALLAHYIVELPWLQCFLLGAVLAPTDPVFAAAIVGRKEVPGRLRHLLNVESGLNDGLALPIVLVLLALGGGMDVGIGVLAEEIALGLLIGVLVPLVVIWLERLPFLKATKGLQPLVAVSIGLLVLAICLVTGANLFLAAFSAGITVATAGPGFREEFEQFGELVSELLKLAAILVFGALITPTFLFGEIAWTGWVFAVLAIVVARPLALLISFLGTRLPAKEQLAAMWFGPKGFASVVYGLLVLESGVERSDELFHVVALVIVLSILAHSSTDVIVARQFDSRPPPTPRWFAGG